In Erythrobacter litoralis HTCC2594, a single genomic region encodes these proteins:
- a CDS encoding tetratricopeptide repeat protein codes for MALPPANTPPATPKPEDEKKARLKAAQDEAALREIDEAVRQDQYAEFGRTYGRPLLVLLVVGLAAFGGYLWWDGQREAALEQDSEVLVSALDQIEAGNLQTGTETLEPLTTSDNAGAQAAALMLQAGIAAQQGDLARAATLFGQVANNSDAPPAYRDLATVRQVALQFDRLEPAEVIQRLSAIAVPDNAFFGSAGELVAMAHLEKGDRAAAGKLFGEIAKSDDAPQSLRSRARQMAGMLGVDAIEDVDEVLEEAGADTSATSVQGTGVAQ; via the coding sequence GTGGCGCTACCACCAGCCAATACCCCTCCGGCCACACCCAAACCGGAAGACGAGAAGAAGGCCCGCCTGAAAGCGGCGCAGGACGAAGCGGCGCTGCGCGAAATCGACGAGGCAGTGCGGCAGGATCAATATGCAGAGTTCGGTCGCACCTATGGTCGCCCGTTATTGGTTCTGCTGGTCGTGGGGCTCGCCGCATTCGGCGGCTATCTGTGGTGGGACGGCCAGCGCGAAGCGGCGCTGGAGCAGGACAGCGAGGTTCTGGTGTCCGCGCTCGACCAGATCGAGGCGGGCAACTTGCAGACCGGCACGGAAACGCTCGAGCCGCTGACGACCAGCGACAATGCCGGCGCGCAGGCCGCCGCACTGATGCTGCAGGCCGGCATCGCTGCGCAACAGGGGGATTTGGCCCGCGCGGCAACGCTGTTCGGACAGGTCGCAAACAATTCCGATGCCCCGCCCGCCTATCGCGATCTTGCGACGGTGCGGCAGGTGGCACTGCAGTTCGACCGGCTCGAGCCTGCGGAAGTCATCCAGCGCCTCAGCGCGATCGCCGTGCCCGACAACGCTTTCTTCGGCAGCGCGGGCGAACTCGTCGCCATGGCGCATCTCGAAAAGGGCGACCGCGCCGCAGCAGGCAAGCTGTTCGGTGAAATCGCCAAGAGCGACGATGCGCCGCAGTCGCTGCGGTCGCGCGCACGCCAGATGGCGGGCATGCTCGGCGTGGATGCAATCGAAGATGTTGACGAAGTGCTCGAAGAGGCAGGCGCGGATACCTCCGCCACCTCGGTACAGGGCACCGGGGTCGCCCAGTAA
- a CDS encoding PQQ-binding-like beta-propeller repeat protein, with product MLKAGAAAMLALSVGACSGGLFGGGDDDTTPTLGNRVPVLSRIETGAQVDPSLAGTAVVLPPAQVNSEWTMAGGNAAKSYGHLAISDNPTRAWSAEIAGASNRLRFGAAPVVGGGSLFAVDTDGVVHAFDATSGARRWQHRLDVDKDARKSAFGGGAAYAGGRVYATNGVGEVVALNAENGAELWKVKPAGPLRGSPTLAFNLVIVMTQDNQVIALDANDGAIEWQESGSQAQSGLFGVASPAAAQGSVIAGYSSGELSAYRYENGRTLWADALARTSISTSVGSLTDIDADPIIDGGRVYALGQGGRMAAYELVTGQRVWELNLAGVSTPAIAGEWIFTLTDDARMLAIARGTGRVRWITQLARFKDEEDRDGPIFWTGPVLAGNSLYVASSEGEIWRLSTGEGSAQLFQDIKEPVSVPPIVANRTLYILDDSGTIHAYR from the coding sequence ATGCTGAAAGCCGGTGCGGCAGCAATGCTGGCCCTTTCTGTTGGCGCATGCAGCGGCGGCCTGTTCGGCGGCGGTGACGACGATACGACGCCGACGCTGGGCAACCGCGTACCGGTCCTCTCCCGGATCGAGACCGGTGCGCAGGTCGATCCTTCGCTCGCAGGCACTGCCGTCGTGCTGCCCCCGGCGCAGGTCAATAGCGAATGGACCATGGCCGGCGGCAATGCGGCCAAGAGCTACGGCCATCTCGCCATTTCCGACAATCCGACCCGCGCCTGGAGCGCTGAGATTGCCGGGGCCAGCAATCGGCTGCGGTTTGGCGCCGCCCCGGTCGTCGGTGGCGGTTCGCTCTTCGCGGTCGACACCGATGGGGTGGTCCATGCCTTCGATGCAACCAGCGGCGCGCGTCGCTGGCAGCACCGCCTGGACGTCGACAAGGACGCGCGCAAATCCGCCTTCGGCGGCGGCGCAGCCTATGCCGGCGGACGAGTCTATGCCACCAACGGCGTTGGCGAAGTCGTCGCTCTCAATGCCGAAAACGGCGCGGAGCTCTGGAAGGTCAAGCCGGCCGGGCCGCTGCGCGGATCGCCGACGCTCGCCTTCAATCTCGTCATCGTGATGACGCAGGACAACCAGGTCATTGCACTCGATGCCAATGATGGGGCTATCGAGTGGCAGGAATCGGGGTCGCAGGCGCAGTCCGGCCTGTTCGGTGTCGCTTCGCCCGCCGCCGCGCAGGGTTCCGTGATCGCCGGATACAGCTCGGGCGAGCTGAGCGCCTATCGTTACGAGAATGGCCGCACCTTGTGGGCCGATGCGTTGGCGCGCACGTCGATTTCGACCTCGGTCGGATCGCTGACCGATATCGACGCCGATCCGATCATCGACGGCGGCCGCGTCTATGCGCTCGGGCAGGGCGGTCGCATGGCGGCTTACGAGCTGGTGACCGGCCAGCGCGTGTGGGAGCTGAACCTAGCAGGCGTTTCGACCCCGGCGATCGCCGGTGAGTGGATCTTTACCCTGACCGACGATGCCCGCATGCTGGCCATCGCGCGCGGCACGGGCCGGGTGCGCTGGATCACCCAGCTCGCCCGCTTCAAGGACGAGGAAGACCGTGACGGCCCGATCTTCTGGACCGGCCCGGTGCTGGCGGGCAATTCGCTCTACGTCGCGAGTTCGGAAGGCGAAATCTGGCGCTTGAGCACCGGCGAAGGCAGCGCGCAGCTGTTCCAGGATATCAAGGAGCCGGTCAGCGTGCCGCCCATCGTCGCCAACCGGACGCTCTATATCCTCGACGACAGCGGGACGATCCACGCTTACCGGTAG
- a CDS encoding methyltransferase family protein produces MRARTPSAALPASDVSSGVGLAGLLGLALWILFCRNYVPIADALGIPGPRGPLSGPYASLAAMLFTSVPMVVWSLLVDKVHLRPSTGIDWSNPKPASEIMHISTVKIAGIWATWAIIAGLYCLGRWYWNGQYLFAMEVLIQALVPMLMLSVPYIVWLDRRMVEPRDHAWHFGAMLLGREAYDPDEVKKHWRAWIIKGFFGAFMISILPGGFQQIVEADLSALAANPAAFALFLITLLFVVDVQIGTVGYLVTFRPLDAHIRSGNPFLGGWVAALLCYPPFVFGFMGGDGILAYEVNTPGWQHWFAGNTFLLSLWGGWLVFLTAVYAWATVVFGIRFSNLTYRGVLTNGPYRFTRHPAYLSKNLFWWSATLPFLVSADGSLVDMIRNIFFLGVVSAIYYWRAKTEEAHLLGEDPKYRAYFDWMGEHGLITEPLTRLKRKLRPRGPVLQHPAE; encoded by the coding sequence ATGCGCGCACGCACTCCCTCCGCTGCCCTTCCGGCGAGCGACGTATCCTCTGGCGTCGGCCTGGCAGGATTGCTGGGTCTGGCGCTGTGGATCCTGTTCTGCCGCAACTATGTGCCGATTGCCGATGCGCTCGGGATCCCGGGGCCGCGCGGTCCGCTGTCCGGACCCTATGCCTCGCTCGCGGCCATGCTGTTCACATCCGTGCCGATGGTCGTCTGGTCGCTGCTGGTGGACAAGGTCCACCTGCGCCCCTCGACCGGGATCGACTGGAGCAATCCGAAGCCCGCTTCGGAGATCATGCATATCTCGACCGTCAAGATCGCCGGCATCTGGGCGACCTGGGCGATCATTGCCGGGCTCTATTGCCTCGGGCGCTGGTACTGGAACGGGCAGTATCTCTTCGCGATGGAAGTGCTGATCCAAGCGCTGGTACCGATGCTGATGCTGTCGGTGCCCTATATCGTCTGGCTCGACCGCCGCATGGTGGAGCCGCGCGACCACGCCTGGCACTTCGGCGCGATGCTTCTGGGGCGCGAGGCTTATGATCCGGACGAAGTGAAGAAGCACTGGCGGGCCTGGATCATCAAGGGCTTCTTCGGCGCTTTCATGATCTCGATCCTGCCAGGCGGTTTCCAGCAGATCGTGGAGGCCGATCTCTCCGCGCTGGCGGCCAATCCGGCGGCCTTCGCCCTGTTCCTCATCACGCTGTTGTTCGTGGTCGATGTGCAGATCGGCACGGTCGGCTATCTCGTTACTTTCCGCCCGCTCGATGCGCATATCCGCAGCGGCAACCCGTTTCTCGGCGGCTGGGTCGCGGCGCTGCTGTGCTATCCGCCTTTCGTGTTCGGCTTCATGGGCGGTGACGGTATCCTTGCCTATGAAGTCAACACGCCGGGATGGCAGCACTGGTTCGCCGGCAACACATTCCTGCTGAGCCTGTGGGGCGGCTGGCTGGTGTTCCTGACCGCGGTCTATGCCTGGGCTACGGTGGTGTTCGGCATCCGCTTTTCGAACCTCACCTATCGCGGCGTCCTGACTAATGGCCCGTATCGCTTCACGCGCCACCCGGCCTATCTCAGCAAGAACCTGTTCTGGTGGTCGGCGACCCTGCCGTTTCTCGTCAGCGCCGACGGTTCGCTCGTCGACATGATCCGCAACATCTTCTTCCTCGGCGTCGTCAGCGCGATCTATTACTGGCGCGCCAAGACCGAAGAGGCGCACTTGCTCGGCGAAGACCCTAAGTATCGCGCCTATTTCGACTGGATGGGCGAACACGGCCTGATCACCGAGCCACTGACGCGATTGAAGCGCAAGCTACGGCCACGCGGGCCTGTTTTGCAGCACCCGGCGGAGTAG
- a CDS encoding putative metal-binding motif-containing protein has translation MSVPAPRIAAALALGAGLAMAPSALSAQSSPRTMPQVDPKTQIRVPVKPVPRVQARPSATAQKQVATANTNVLRPGIRIMDFDNTRQGDYRVRFIVPDIAGQPASEIIVERKGKCGWTETSFDGSRAPRTDDRHAKCRIDFAKYSAAVAALANAAPASRHFYELRVDKYDRAKEGYAQFISQPVMVVVRGPGSRVTRHRLDVLANAAAAPAAAKVDSDGDGFSPYSAGGTDCDDNDASRYPGNTEIPNQADEDCDPRTIGTLDRDGDGFIDWTISNPAFGNRSSPMKGRDCNDSDPEIRPTKPEDFTDGIDNNCDGAVDHYP, from the coding sequence ATGTCTGTTCCCGCCCCCCGTATAGCTGCCGCGCTTGCGCTTGGCGCCGGTCTGGCCATGGCTCCCTCGGCCCTGTCAGCCCAGAGCTCTCCGCGCACTATGCCGCAAGTCGATCCGAAGACGCAGATACGCGTACCCGTCAAACCGGTCCCGAGAGTGCAGGCCAGGCCATCGGCAACAGCGCAGAAGCAAGTCGCGACCGCGAATACCAATGTGCTGCGCCCCGGCATCAGGATCATGGACTTCGACAATACGCGCCAGGGGGATTATCGGGTCCGCTTCATCGTGCCTGACATCGCGGGCCAGCCTGCCTCCGAGATCATCGTCGAACGCAAAGGCAAGTGCGGTTGGACCGAAACGTCCTTCGACGGAAGCCGCGCTCCACGAACCGACGATCGCCACGCCAAATGCAGGATCGATTTTGCGAAATACAGCGCGGCTGTTGCCGCTCTTGCAAATGCGGCCCCCGCCAGCCGTCATTTCTACGAGCTGAGGGTCGACAAGTATGACCGTGCGAAAGAAGGCTATGCCCAGTTTATCTCCCAACCGGTCATGGTGGTTGTGCGCGGCCCCGGCTCGCGTGTGACGAGGCACAGGCTCGACGTGCTCGCCAACGCCGCCGCAGCACCAGCGGCTGCCAAGGTGGATAGCGACGGGGATGGCTTCTCGCCCTATTCAGCCGGTGGCACCGATTGCGATGACAATGACGCATCGCGCTATCCCGGCAACACCGAGATACCCAATCAGGCGGATGAGGATTGCGATCCGCGTACCATCGGCACGCTCGATCGTGACGGTGACGGTTTCATTGACTGGACTATCTCAAATCCGGCGTTCGGCAATCGGAGCAGCCCGATGAAAGGACGTGACTGCAATGATAGCGATCCCGAAATTCGTCCTACCAAGCCGGAAGATTTTACCGACGGGATCGACAACAATTGCGATGGCGCGGTGGATCATTATCCCTGA
- a CDS encoding putative quinol monooxygenase — translation MIQINGTIQLAPGTVADNPDTVEAIKTMVAASRAEDGCLTYTFAQDLSDPDSLVIYERWRDQEALAAHGQSAHMAEFQKVMAANPPVTRDLRVYETDEGQPL, via the coding sequence ATGATCCAGATCAACGGCACGATTCAACTGGCCCCCGGCACGGTTGCCGACAATCCGGACACGGTCGAAGCGATCAAGACGATGGTCGCCGCCAGCCGCGCCGAAGACGGCTGCCTGACCTACACCTTTGCGCAGGACCTCTCCGATCCCGACAGCCTCGTCATCTACGAACGCTGGCGCGACCAGGAAGCGCTAGCCGCCCACGGGCAAAGCGCCCATATGGCCGAGTTCCAGAAGGTGATGGCCGCGAACCCGCCTGTCACGCGCGACTTGCGCGTTTACGAAACGGATGAGGGTCAGCCGCTGTAA
- a CDS encoding glutamate--cysteine ligase, translated as MSTREDSGADEPIIESRDQLVAPMQAGEKPKDRWRIGTEHEKLVYKRDGFRAPSYDEDGGIRDILLEMQQFGWQPVEEDGKVIALKGEDGAVSLEPAGQLELSGAPLENLHQTCNETGRHLTQVKAIGEKCGVGFLGLGMWPDKTREELPVMPKGRYDIMMRHMPRVGSLGLDMMLRTCTIQVNLDYSSEADMAKKFRTSLALQPLATALFANSPFTEGKPNDFLSYRSHIWSDTDPHRTGMLPFVFEDGFGYERWTDYMLDVPMYFVYRDGKYIDAAGHSFRDFLDGKLSVLPGEKPRPSDWWDHLSTAFPEVRLKSFLEMRGADGGPWSRICALPALWVGLLYDDSALDAAWDLVKDWSMEEREALRNAVPRLALDAPIPGGHRLQDLARDVLKIARQGLTARARLGESGDNETGFLSTLDEIVETGKVPAQRLLDMYHGEWGGDIKRVYKYSF; from the coding sequence ATGAGCACGCGGGAGGATAGCGGGGCCGACGAGCCGATCATCGAATCGCGCGACCAGTTGGTGGCGCCGATGCAGGCGGGCGAGAAACCGAAAGACCGCTGGCGCATCGGTACCGAACACGAGAAGCTCGTCTACAAACGCGACGGATTCCGCGCGCCTTCCTACGACGAAGACGGAGGTATCCGCGATATCCTGCTGGAAATGCAGCAGTTCGGCTGGCAGCCGGTCGAGGAGGATGGAAAGGTCATCGCACTCAAGGGCGAGGACGGGGCGGTCAGTCTCGAGCCTGCCGGGCAGCTCGAGCTCAGCGGCGCGCCGCTCGAAAACCTGCACCAGACCTGCAACGAAACCGGCCGCCACCTGACGCAGGTCAAGGCGATCGGCGAGAAATGCGGCGTCGGCTTCCTCGGCCTCGGCATGTGGCCCGACAAGACCCGCGAAGAGCTGCCGGTCATGCCCAAGGGACGCTATGACATCATGATGCGGCACATGCCGCGCGTCGGCAGCCTCGGTCTCGACATGATGCTGCGCACCTGCACCATCCAGGTCAATCTCGACTATTCCAGCGAAGCCGATATGGCGAAGAAATTTCGCACGAGCCTCGCACTGCAACCGCTCGCCACCGCGCTGTTCGCCAACTCTCCTTTCACCGAGGGCAAGCCCAACGACTTCCTCAGCTATCGCAGCCATATCTGGTCGGACACCGATCCGCATCGCACCGGCATGCTGCCTTTCGTGTTCGAGGATGGCTTCGGCTATGAGCGCTGGACCGACTACATGCTCGATGTGCCGATGTATTTCGTCTATCGCGACGGCAAATATATCGACGCAGCGGGCCACAGCTTCCGCGATTTTCTGGACGGGAAGCTGTCCGTCCTTCCCGGCGAAAAACCGCGGCCAAGCGACTGGTGGGATCACCTCAGCACCGCCTTCCCCGAAGTGCGCCTCAAAAGCTTTCTCGAAATGCGCGGCGCAGACGGCGGGCCCTGGAGCCGCATCTGCGCCCTGCCTGCCCTCTGGGTCGGCCTGCTCTACGACGATTCCGCGCTCGACGCCGCTTGGGACCTCGTCAAGGACTGGTCGATGGAAGAGCGCGAAGCGCTGCGTAATGCGGTGCCCAGGCTCGCGCTCGACGCACCCATCCCGGGAGGGCATCGCTTGCAGGACCTCGCCCGAGACGTGCTGAAAATCGCCCGCCAGGGCCTCACCGCCCGCGCCCGCCTCGGCGAAAGCGGCGACAACGAAACCGGCTTCCTCTCGACGCTCGACGAGATCGTCGAGACCGGCAAGGTCCCGGCGCAGCGCCTGCTCGACATGTATCACGGCGAATGGGGCGGCGATATCAAGCGGGTCTACAAATACAGTTTCTGA
- a CDS encoding 16S rRNA (uracil(1498)-N(3))-methyltransferase gives MPATPAWPPRSAPRLFVPEPIAAGTAVTVDGNAAHYLGKVMRVSAGDAVILCDDATGEWACKVTDVEKRIVTLEPVEKLREREQVPDFWLCPALLKKDRFDLVLEKATELGVRAIRPVVTRRCVADKLNAERARAIVTEAAEQCARTALPELAEPVKLDSLLRDWPEDRALFFADELGGAPAGEAFVTYSESLRRQGPQAGKDPHLDDQAARGPRLRGGAALLIGPEGGFDDAERKAIRAHPQARAITLGPRILRGETAAIAATALWMGTVGDWDA, from the coding sequence ATGCCCGCCACCCCAGCCTGGCCACCCCGCTCCGCTCCACGCCTGTTCGTGCCCGAACCCATCGCGGCGGGCACAGCTGTCACCGTCGACGGCAATGCCGCGCATTATCTCGGCAAGGTCATGCGGGTAAGCGCGGGCGACGCGGTGATCCTGTGCGACGACGCGACCGGGGAATGGGCCTGCAAGGTCACCGACGTCGAAAAACGCATTGTCACGCTGGAGCCGGTCGAAAAGCTGCGCGAGCGCGAGCAGGTGCCCGATTTCTGGCTCTGTCCTGCCCTGCTCAAGAAAGACCGCTTCGACCTGGTGCTGGAGAAAGCCACCGAGCTCGGTGTCCGCGCGATCCGCCCGGTCGTCACCCGCCGCTGCGTCGCCGACAAGCTCAATGCCGAACGCGCGCGCGCCATCGTCACCGAAGCGGCCGAGCAATGCGCGCGCACCGCGCTGCCCGAACTGGCCGAACCGGTGAAGCTGGATTCGCTCTTGCGCGACTGGCCGGAGGATCGTGCGCTGTTCTTCGCCGACGAACTGGGCGGAGCGCCGGCGGGCGAGGCATTTGTTACCTACAGCGAGTCCCTGCGAAGGCAGGGACCTCAGGCAGGTAAAGACCCACACCTCGACGACCAAGCGGCTCGAGGCCCCCGCCTTCGCGGGGGCGCCGCTCTGCTCATCGGACCCGAAGGCGGCTTCGACGATGCCGAGCGCAAGGCCATCCGCGCACACCCGCAGGCCCGCGCCATCACGCTCGGCCCGCGCATCCTGCGCGGCGAGACCGCGGCCATCGCCGCCACCGCGCTATGGATGGGCACCGTCGGTGACTGGGACGCCTGA
- the ubiA gene encoding 4-hydroxybenzoate octaprenyltransferase, producing the protein MRTMSDIAPNIVPDTEHRGLVARLPQVPRDLAQLARFDRPIGWWLLFWPCVWGVWLTGAGWQLAMLGWLLLGSIAMRGAGCVYNDIVDADLDRKVARTASRPVASGRVSKKLAWGWLLALCAIGLLVLLQLRLEAQVVALASLALVAAYPFMKRITWWPQAWLGMVFTWGLLVGWTQFRTDNLDALAALYAGAALWVIGYDTIYALQDREDDAMVGIKSSALRLGSSVKTGVALFYGGTVALWALGFWLLRADWIALLTLVPVAAHLAWQVATLDADDPVNPLERFRSNRWAGALMAAACFVVGTA; encoded by the coding sequence ATGCGCACAATGTCCGACATTGCGCCCAACATCGTCCCCGACACCGAACATCGCGGCCTCGTCGCGCGCTTGCCGCAAGTGCCACGCGACCTCGCGCAGCTGGCGCGGTTCGACCGGCCGATCGGCTGGTGGCTGCTGTTCTGGCCGTGCGTGTGGGGCGTATGGCTGACCGGCGCGGGGTGGCAGCTTGCGATGCTCGGCTGGCTGCTGCTCGGGAGCATCGCCATGCGCGGCGCGGGGTGCGTCTATAACGATATCGTCGATGCCGATCTCGACCGGAAAGTCGCGCGCACTGCCAGTCGTCCGGTGGCGAGCGGGCGGGTCTCGAAGAAATTGGCATGGGGCTGGCTGCTGGCCCTGTGCGCAATCGGCCTGTTGGTGCTGCTGCAATTGCGGCTCGAGGCACAGGTGGTGGCGCTGGCGAGCCTTGCGCTGGTCGCCGCCTATCCGTTCATGAAGCGCATTACCTGGTGGCCGCAGGCATGGCTGGGCATGGTCTTCACCTGGGGGCTGCTCGTCGGCTGGACGCAGTTCCGCACCGACAATCTCGACGCGCTGGCGGCGCTCTATGCGGGCGCGGCGCTGTGGGTGATCGGCTACGACACGATCTACGCGCTGCAGGACCGCGAGGACGATGCGATGGTCGGCATCAAGTCGAGCGCGCTGCGGCTGGGAAGCAGCGTCAAGACCGGCGTGGCGCTATTCTACGGCGGCACCGTGGCGCTGTGGGCGCTCGGCTTCTGGCTGCTGCGGGCGGACTGGATTGCGCTGCTGACGCTGGTGCCGGTTGCGGCCCATCTGGCGTGGCAGGTGGCGACGCTCGATGCCGATGATCCGGTCAATCCGCTCGAGCGGTTTCGCTCCAATCGCTGGGCCGGTGCGCTGATGGCGGCGGCGTGTTTCGTGGTGGGGACTGCGTAA
- a CDS encoding ATP-dependent DNA helicase yields the protein MPAIPLPALHASHAGTWLREANRDTQSCSKGEAINAAADTPVLMLNAPLVATRLGYPDLSGLDLLELFAFVHPAKFCVPTPKGLAHALDLEEPAGDDAVPELLQRAAGKLLETCESSEWAEREGAWSVLQSLARLRWPWAGVLAPHVAKPERAEKWLFSRLPEWEEVPERPQPAQVNLAEAEVEAQLARLTGEGAEKRDGQRAYAKDVGGVFAPREKRKQPHVLLAQAGTGIGKTLGYLAPASLWADKAQGTVWVSTYTKNLQRQLRGESRRAWPSRRADGSRPVVVRKGRENYLCLLNLEDALQGGFAGRPAVLAQLVARWAAYSADGDMIGGDLPGWLGTLFRKRGITALTDQRGECIYAGCPHYRKCFIERATRASAQADLVIANHALVMINAARGRHHGQPPTRILFDEGHHVFDAADSTFAAALTGQEAIELRRWIIGPEKGNRGRRRGLAARLADVASYDDAGGEAVEAAVEAAQNLPSDGWIARLVEGTPFGPVEALLGQVRALTYARDESGAQDAGYGIETEVASLPGPLIEAAQDAQVALAAIRSPLMTLGGRLEAVLEDAPDWLDGQGRARIEGARHSLRWRIDLLAAWESLLARLGGPADPDFVDWFAVDRNEAREFDIGIHRHWLDPMKPFAHVVLEPAHGVMLTSATLTDRGETGEDWQGAIAASGAPHIELQPKTSSAQSPFDYASRAEVLIVTDIKRGDLAALAGGYARIVEAAGGGVLGLFTAIKRLRAVYGRIADRLARAGLPLYAQHVDPIDTGTLTDIFRDDRKASLLGTDALRDGVDVPGESLRCVVLEAVPWPRPTILHRARRAANGGGAYDDRLIRARLAQAFGRLIRSREDAGHFIVLSSAFPSRLLSAFPPGTPVTRLTLDGALERVAAGPPNADRAKEVAGTLPREETPDI from the coding sequence ATGCCCGCTATCCCCCTTCCAGCGCTGCATGCGAGCCATGCCGGGACGTGGCTGCGCGAGGCCAATCGCGATACGCAATCCTGCTCGAAGGGCGAGGCGATCAATGCAGCGGCGGACACGCCGGTGCTCATGCTCAACGCGCCTTTGGTGGCGACGCGGCTGGGCTATCCCGACCTGTCGGGGCTCGACCTGCTCGAGCTTTTCGCCTTCGTCCATCCGGCCAAATTCTGCGTGCCGACGCCCAAGGGGCTGGCCCATGCGCTCGACCTCGAGGAACCAGCGGGCGACGATGCCGTCCCCGAATTGCTGCAAAGAGCGGCGGGCAAGCTGCTGGAAACCTGCGAAAGTTCCGAATGGGCCGAGCGCGAAGGCGCGTGGAGCGTGCTGCAATCGCTCGCCCGATTGCGCTGGCCGTGGGCGGGGGTGCTCGCGCCGCACGTGGCCAAGCCGGAGCGCGCGGAAAAATGGCTGTTCAGCCGCCTGCCCGAATGGGAGGAGGTGCCCGAGCGCCCGCAGCCCGCACAGGTCAATCTGGCCGAAGCCGAAGTCGAGGCTCAGCTCGCACGACTCACCGGCGAAGGCGCGGAAAAGCGCGACGGCCAGCGCGCCTATGCAAAAGATGTCGGCGGCGTGTTCGCCCCAAGGGAGAAGCGCAAGCAGCCGCATGTCCTGCTCGCGCAGGCGGGCACCGGGATCGGCAAGACGCTGGGCTATCTCGCGCCTGCTTCGCTGTGGGCGGACAAGGCGCAGGGCACCGTCTGGGTCAGCACCTATACCAAGAATCTGCAGCGGCAACTGCGGGGCGAGAGCCGCCGCGCCTGGCCTTCGCGCCGCGCAGACGGTTCGCGCCCGGTCGTCGTGCGCAAGGGGCGCGAGAACTATCTCTGCCTGCTGAACCTGGAAGACGCGCTGCAGGGCGGCTTCGCAGGTCGCCCGGCGGTGCTGGCGCAGCTTGTCGCGCGCTGGGCCGCTTACAGCGCCGATGGCGACATGATCGGCGGGGACCTGCCCGGCTGGCTCGGCACGCTGTTCCGCAAGCGCGGGATCACGGCGCTGACCGACCAGCGCGGCGAATGCATCTATGCTGGCTGCCCGCATTACCGCAAATGCTTCATCGAGCGCGCGACGCGGGCCAGCGCGCAGGCCGATCTGGTCATCGCCAATCACGCGCTGGTGATGATCAACGCCGCCCGCGGTCGCCACCACGGCCAGCCGCCGACGCGCATCCTGTTCGACGAAGGCCACCATGTCTTCGATGCCGCCGACAGCACCTTCGCCGCCGCGCTGACCGGGCAGGAGGCGATCGAGCTACGGCGCTGGATCATCGGCCCGGAAAAAGGCAATCGCGGACGGAGACGAGGTCTCGCCGCGCGGTTGGCGGACGTGGCCAGTTACGATGACGCGGGCGGCGAAGCGGTCGAGGCTGCGGTCGAGGCGGCGCAGAACCTGCCGTCCGACGGCTGGATCGCGCGGCTCGTCGAAGGCACGCCCTTCGGCCCGGTCGAAGCGCTGCTGGGGCAGGTCCGCGCGCTCACCTATGCCCGCGACGAGAGCGGGGCGCAGGACGCGGGCTACGGGATCGAAACCGAAGTCGCCTCGCTGCCGGGGCCATTGATCGAAGCGGCGCAGGATGCGCAGGTCGCGCTCGCCGCCATTCGCAGCCCGCTGATGACGCTCGGCGGGCGGCTGGAGGCAGTGCTGGAGGACGCGCCCGACTGGCTCGACGGGCAGGGCCGGGCGCGGATAGAAGGCGCGCGGCATTCGCTGCGCTGGCGGATCGATTTGCTGGCGGCGTGGGAATCGCTGCTCGCGCGGCTGGGCGGCCCGGCTGACCCGGATTTCGTCGACTGGTTTGCGGTCGACCGCAACGAAGCGCGCGAATTCGATATCGGCATTCATCGCCACTGGCTCGATCCGATGAAACCCTTTGCGCATGTCGTGCTGGAGCCTGCGCATGGTGTCATGCTGACCAGCGCGACGCTGACCGATCGCGGCGAGACGGGGGAGGACTGGCAGGGTGCCATCGCCGCCAGCGGCGCGCCGCATATCGAACTGCAACCCAAGACCAGCAGCGCGCAAAGCCCGTTCGATTATGCCAGCCGCGCCGAAGTGCTGATCGTCACCGATATCAAGCGTGGCGATCTCGCAGCACTGGCGGGCGGCTACGCGCGTATCGTCGAGGCGGCGGGGGGCGGCGTGCTCGGACTGTTCACCGCGATCAAGCGATTGCGCGCGGTCTATGGCCGCATCGCCGACCGGCTCGCGCGCGCCGGGCTGCCGCTCTATGCGCAGCACGTCGATCCGATCGATACGGGCACGCTGACCGACATTTTCCGCGACGATCGCAAGGCCAGCCTGCTCGGCACCGATGCGTTGCGCGACGGGGTCGATGTGCCGGGGGAATCACTGCGCTGCGTGGTGCTGGAAGCGGTGCCATGGCCGCGCCCCACGATCCTCCACCGCGCCCGCCGTGCAGCCAATGGCGGCGGGGCCTATGACGACCGCCTGATCCGCGCGCGGCTGGCGCAGGCATTCGGGCGGTTGATCCGCAGCCGCGAGGACGCCGGACATTTCATCGTCCTGTCCTCCGCTTTCCCGAGCCGCTTGCTCAGTGCCTTCCCGCCCGGCACGCCGGTCACGCGGCTGACGCTCGATGGAGCGCTGGAACGGGTTGCGGCGGGGCCGCCAAACGCCGATAGGGCTAAGGAAGTCGCAGGCACACTGCCGCGAGAGGAAACGCCGGATATATGA